In the Lepisosteus oculatus isolate fLepOcu1 chromosome 6, fLepOcu1.hap2, whole genome shotgun sequence genome, one interval contains:
- the snai2 gene encoding zinc finger protein SNAI2 yields MPRSFLVKKHFNSTKKPNYSELDNHTVLISPYLYKGYPVPVIPQPEILSSVAYNPITVWTTSSLPLTPLPSDLSPISGYPSSIGRVSPPPPSDTSSKDHSGSESPISDEDERMHTKISDPHAVEAEKFQCSLCSKSYSTYSGLLKHKQLHCDAQTRKSFSCKYCEKEYVSLGALKMHIRTHTLPCVCKICGKAFSRPWLLQGHIRTHTGEKPFSCPHCSRAFADRSNLRAHLQTHSDVKKYQCKNCSKTFSRMSLLHKHEESGCCVAH; encoded by the exons atgcCACGTTCGTTTCTTGTTAAGAAACACTTTAACTCAACCAAGAAGCCAAATTATAGCGAACTGGACAATCACACAG TCTTAATTTCACCGTATCTTTACAAAGGATACCCTGTGCCTGTCATCCCACAGCCAGAGATCCTCAGTTCGGTAGCCTACAACCCAATCACAGTATGGACTACGAGCAGCCTGCCATTAACTCCTTTGCCCAGTGATCTCTCGCCTATCTCCGGATATCCCTCGTCCATTGGACGGGTTAGTCCACCACCGCCATCTGACACTTCTTCCAAAGACCACAGTGGTTCTGAAAGTCCCATTAGCGATGAAGATGAGAGAATGCACACTAAGATCTCGGATCCGCACGCCGTGGAAGCCGAGAAGTTTCAGTGCAGTTTGTGCAGCAAATCCTATTCCACGTATTCCGGATTGCTGAAGCACAAGCAGCTTCACTGTGATGCGCAGACGAGGAAATCTTTCAGTTGCAAATACTGCGAGAAGGAGTACGTCAGTCTTGGAGCGCTTAAGATGCACATCAGGACCCACACTTTGCCTTGTGTCTGCAAAATATGTGGCAAAGCCTTTTCCAGACCTTGGTTACTTCAAGGACACATCAGAACGCACACGG GAGAGAAGCCCTTTTCCTGCCCACACTGCAGCAGAGCATTTGCAGACAGATCAAACCTCAGGGCTCATCTACAAACCCATTCTGATGTGAAAAAATACCAATGCAAAAACTGTTCCAAAACCTTCTCCAGAATGTCTCTTCTGCACAAGCATGAGGAATCTGGTTGTTGTGTAGCACACTGA